The genomic window TAAACTTCTTATTTCCTGTTCGAACCTGATTTTAGTAATCACAATTACATGTTCCATGGGATGGATAACGCAAAGATTTTCTGTATTCCGCAGTACAAATCTGGCCACTCCCGCCTTACCCGATTTCTCTAAGGCCTTGAGCAATAATCCATAAGCTTTTTTACCTTGCTTTTCGGGCTCGGTGTAATATGAAGTTTCATAATAAATAGGATTAATAGCTTTTATATCAACAAAATTCTCCAATTCAATAATTTTAGTTTTTTCAGGCGCAGCCTCTTCAAAATCGTGCTTATCCAGAACAACATACCTGTCTTTTAAAAAATAACCTCTAACAATCTTCTCATAAGGCACTTCTTTATGGGTATTTTCATTCACCCTTAAAAATTTAATCTTTGCATGATCACGTTCGTCGAGCATATCTAAATCGATATTACTATTCTGGACAGCAGAAAACAACTTAATTGGAATGTTTACCAAACCAAATCCAATAGAACCTTTCCATATTGATCTCATAGTTAAATATTTACTTACTAACAAGTGTCCAAATCAGATTGTTTTGGCTTTATTAAGCGTAAATTGAGGAAATCACAAACTATTTAGATAATACAATGTTATTTAAGTATCAAACCTATTTGAATACATATGAAAATCGCCTACATTTCAACCTATCCTCCTCGTGAATGCGGTTTAGCTACATTTAATCAAAATTTGGTTAATGCCTTAAGTTTAAATCCTGCTTATCATTCACAGAAAAGCTTTGTTGTTGCATTAAATGAATCGGATGATGTTAATGAACACGATTACCCAAGCGAAGTGAAATTCGTTATCCGTCAGCAAAATCAAAAAGATTACATTGATGCTGCAGATTTTATCAATAGCAGTGATGTAGATAGTTGTATTATTGAACATGAATTTGGTATATATGGTGGCAACAGCGGCGTATTCTTATTGTCCCTAATCAATAGATTAAAAAAGCCATTCATTACCATTTTGCATACGGTTTTAAAAGAACCGAATTTTATGCAACAGACCATTATTAAAGAGATTGCTGTTAAATCCTCTAAAATAGTGGTGATGAGCAAAAAAGCAGTTATGTTTTTGACAAGTATTTACCAAATTCCTAAGACTTCAATCAAATTAATTGAACATGGCGTTCCGGATCTTGAACCTATGCCCAACAACGAAATTGCGCAGAGTGCGCTTTTTACCAATCGAAAAGTGCTTTTTACATTTGGCTTAATCAGCAGAAATAAAGGACTGGAAACCGTAATTAAAGCTTTGCCAGAAATTGTCGCTCAACATCCAGATGTTTTATATGTGATTCTTGGCAATACTCATCCTGGCGTTGTAAAACATAATGGAGAAGAATATCGCGATAGTTTGAAAGCATTGGCTAAAGATTTAGGCGTAGAAAACAATATTGCTTTCGTTAATAAATTTGTATCTGAAAAAGAATTACACCAGTATTTAACAGCCTGTTATTTATACATCACGCCTTATTTAAATGAAGCTCAGATTACCAGTGGTACTTTATCGTATGCCATTGGTGCGGGTGCAGCAGTAGTTTCTACCCCATACTGGCATGCACAAGAGCTTTTAGCCGATAACAGAGGTAAATTGTTTGATTTCAAAAATAATGCGCAATTGGCAACCATTGTAAACGAACTTTTAAGCGATAAAGATAAATATCAAAAACTGAAGCAAAACGCCTACGAATATGGATTGAATCTTCGTTGGCCTGCCATTGGAAGTATTTATCTTAACGTGTTAAATGAAGCTGTAGTTGTAGGAAAAAAGCCAGAAAGAGTTACTCCTCCTATTATTGATGTAGAAGGTATGCCAGCGCTTAACTTAGATCATATTTCGTTACTAACAGATGATACCGGAATTATTCAGCATGCCCGTTTTGGCATTCCAAATCTGAAAGAAGGCTATTGTATTGATGATAATGCCAGAGCTTTGATTATGGCATTAATGGCTGTTGAGCGGGATAAAAATCCAAAAGCTTTAAAATTCATGCCTGTTTATCTGAGCTTTATTCAATATATGCAAACCGATGATGGGAATTTTAGGAATTTCTTAAGCTTTAACCGCAATTATTTGGATGAAATAGGCTCAGAAGATTCTTTTGGCCGTACCATCTGGTCATTGGGTTATTTAGTTTGCAGTGCACCTAACAATTCTTACCGTGAATTCGGTCGGGAATTGTTGTTCCATGCTATTCCTCATTTTAAAGGATTGAAATATCTGAGAGCAAAAGCCAATACCATTATCGGTCTATCGTATTATCTGTGTGCCCATCCGGGTGACGAGTTAATCACAAAAGAAATCAATATGCTGGCCAACTCATTAATGGCATCTTATCAAGACAATAAAGATGGCGATTGGCATTGGTTTGAAGATATCCTTACCTACGATAATG from Flavobacterium sp. W4I14 includes these protein-coding regions:
- a CDS encoding DNA end-binding protein Ku (product_source=KO:K10979; cath_funfam=2.40.290.10; cog=COG1273; ko=KO:K10979; pfam=PF02735; smart=SM00559; superfamily=100939; tigrfam=TIGR02772); this translates as MRSIWKGSIGFGLVNIPIKLFSAVQNSNIDLDMLDERDHAKIKFLRVNENTHKEVPYEKIVRGYFLKDRYVVLDKHDFEEAAPEKTKIIELENFVDIKAINPIYYETSYYTEPEKQGKKAYGLLLKALEKSGKAGVARFVLRNTENLCVIHPMEHVIVITKIRFEQEIRSLSEINKVDDITITKKEMDVGLALIKQYSSKFDLSAFKDDYSNELLKIIKAKSKGKRATVKKMKPQKATSDDLYDQLMQSLGSKKGA
- a CDS encoding glycosyltransferase involved in cell wall biosynthesis (product_source=COG0438; cath_funfam=3.40.50.2000; cog=COG0438; pfam=PF00534; superfamily=48208,53756); translation: MKIAYISTYPPRECGLATFNQNLVNALSLNPAYHSQKSFVVALNESDDVNEHDYPSEVKFVIRQQNQKDYIDAADFINSSDVDSCIIEHEFGIYGGNSGVFLLSLINRLKKPFITILHTVLKEPNFMQQTIIKEIAVKSSKIVVMSKKAVMFLTSIYQIPKTSIKLIEHGVPDLEPMPNNEIAQSALFTNRKVLFTFGLISRNKGLETVIKALPEIVAQHPDVLYVILGNTHPGVVKHNGEEYRDSLKALAKDLGVENNIAFVNKFVSEKELHQYLTACYLYITPYLNEAQITSGTLSYAIGAGAAVVSTPYWHAQELLADNRGKLFDFKNNAQLATIVNELLSDKDKYQKLKQNAYEYGLNLRWPAIGSIYLNVLNEAVVVGKKPERVTPPIIDVEGMPALNLDHISLLTDDTGIIQHARFGIPNLKEGYCIDDNARALIMALMAVERDKNPKALKFMPVYLSFIQYMQTDDGNFRNFLSFNRNYLDEIGSEDSFGRTIWSLGYLVCSAPNNSYREFGRELLFHAIPHFKGLKYLRAKANTIIGLSYYLCAHPGDELITKEINMLANSLMASYQDNKDGDWHWFEDILTYDNAILPLALLHHYEATGNATSYKIAMESIEFLNSFSFENGYLNPVGNAGWMKKHGKNPIYDQQAIETMAMVLLYAKTFEVTKDDKYLDLMHISYQWFLGKNSLHIPLYDFETHGCADGLQYNSVNRNQGAESTLAYFISHLAILKAAEAEYETLSSPLVEADKCS